From a single Sander vitreus isolate 19-12246 chromosome 2, sanVit1, whole genome shotgun sequence genomic region:
- the LOC144530774 gene encoding receptor-interacting serine/threonine-protein kinase 4-like, whose protein sequence is MEQFVEDSSLEDWEEIGSGGFGQIYKARHHQWGADVAIKLLLQGEGTEMSLLNEIKMMRQATSPHVMAVRGIFKGRTPSGRSTQLGLVMEVMERGSLASLQEALRGTPPWPLVFRLAHQVALGINFLHSLPRPVLHQDLKPQNVLLDDALNAKLTDFGLARISCSVTQVSKNSESLGGTINYMPPEAFESTSYEPTRSFDIYSFGILLWSIVTGKQPYESAKPFIVMLRVPQGDRPQLADIKGDAAGLTELTGLMKRCWDNEPERRPRALECTTETEKLFKMHKHELNDAVHEVLKKLEVMPPGDDENNSPVTGIKQSLRDVKLSDGPHQILEALWSDHDGELGLRHDLMKDSCKLTVDMNTVNRSLKLSDNNRTVTRVEEEQQPYPDHPEMFDDCRQLLCRDGLTGRCYWEVERRRGGVSVSVSYRGIRRRGDSEDCWFGYNDQSWSLNCSDGAYSVMHNHRRTVLPLSSSSDSRRVAVYVDCPAGSLSFYSVSSDSLIHLHTFNTTFTEPLYPGFGFWFSGSSMSLCSL, encoded by the exons ATGGAACAGTTTGTTGAAGACTCCAGCCTGGAGGACTGGGAGGAGATTGGCTCTGGGGGTTTTGGACAAATCTACAAAGCCAGGCATCATCAGTGGGGCGCTGACGTGGCCATTAAACTGCTTCTTCAGGGCGAGGG gaccgAGATGTCTTTGCTGAATGAGATCAAAATGATGCGTCAAGCCACCAGCCCGCATGTTATGGCCGTCAGAGGGATCTTCAAGGGTCGAACGCCCTCTGGCAGGTCAACACAGCTTGGTCTGGTCATGGAGGTCATGGAGAGAGGATCATTGGCCTCCCTACAG GAAGCATTGAGGGGAACTCCACCCTGGCCCCTGGTCTTCAGACTGGCTCACCAAGTGGCTCTGGGTATAAACTTCCTCCACAGTCTGCCCCGTCCTGTGCTCCACCAGGACCTGAAGCCCCAAAACGTGCTGCTGGACGACGCTCTCAATGCCAAG CTTACAGATTTTGGCCTTGCCCGGATTTCCTGCAGCGTCACACAGGTTTCCAAGAACAGTGAATCACTAGGAGGAACGATTAACTACATGCCACCAGAGGCTTTTGAAAGCACATCGTACGAACCTACCAGATCCTTTGATATCTACAG TTTTGGGATACTCCTTTGGTCCATTGTCACAGGGAAACAACCATATGAAT CTGCAAAGCCCTTCATAGTGATGTTGCGCGTCCCGCAGGGAGACCGCCCACAGCTGGCTGATATCAAGGGCGATGCTGCTGGGTTGACAGAGTTGACAGGACTGATGAAGAGATGCTGGGACAATGAACCTGAACGAAGGCCCAGAGCCCTTG AGTGTACAACTGAGACAGAAAAACTGTTCAAGATGCACAAACATGAACTCAATGATGCTGTCCATGAAGTGCTGAAGAAACTG GAAGTGATGCCACCAGGAGATGATGAAAATAACTCTCCAG TGACTGGGATCAAACAGTCTCTGAGAGATGTAAAGCTGTCTGATGGTCCACACCAGATACTGGAAGCTCTCTG GTCGGACCATGATGGAGAGCTGGGGTTAAGACATGATCTGATGAAGG ATTCCTGTAAACTCACAGTGGACATGAACACAGTGAACAGAAGCctcaaactgtctgacaacaacaggacggtgactcgggtggaggaggagcagcagccatATCCTGATCATCCAGAGATGTTTGATGACTGTCGGCAGCTGCtgtgtagagatggtctgactggtcgctgttactgggaggttgagaggagaagaggaggggtTTCTGTGTCAGTGAGTTACAGAGGAATCAGGAGGAGAGGCGACAGTGAAGACTGTTGGTTTGGATATAACGATCAGTCCTGGAGTCTGAACTGCTCTGATGGTGCTTACTCTGTCATGCACAACCACAGAAGAAcagtcctccctctctcctcctcctctgactctagaagagtagcagtgtatgtggactgtcctgctggctctctgtccttctactcagtctcctctgactcactgatccacctccacaccttcaacaccacattcactgAACCTCTTTATCCTGGGTTTGGGTTCTGGTTCTCTGGTTCCTCAAtgtctctgtgttctctgtAG